The following is a genomic window from Hymenobacter sp. APR13.
GGTCTTCGCGCACTTGGGCGACTTTCGGGCGGAAGGCTCGCTGGAAGGCTGGATCCGGCGCATCGTCGTCACGACGGCCATCAACCACTGGCAAAGCGGCAAGCTGCGCCGCCGCCACCAAGCCGCGCCAGAGCACCTGCCCGAGCCCGCCGTAGCTCCCGCTGCCCCCGACCGCCTGAACGTGGCCGAGGTATTGGCCTTGGTTGAGCAGCTGCCCGACGGCTGCCGGTTGGTTCTGCTGCTCTACGCCGTGGATGGGTACTCGCATAGTGAAATCAGCGAGCTGCTGGGCATTCAGGAAAGCACATCCAAAGCTCAGCTCAGTAAAGCCCGCAAACAACTACAACACCTCTATCAGCACCAGACCACCTTCCTGCGACTATGAGCTACGACGACCCCGAAGAAGAACTGCTGGATCAGCACCTGCGCGAAGTATTCAACGAGTTCGAACTGCCACCTGCTAACCGGGTGTGGCAAGGTATCGAAGGCCGGATTGGAGGTCTGCCCGGCACTGCTAAGTCGTTGATGCCACTGAAGCTGCTGCTGCCAGCCATTGCGCTGGCGGGCGTGGCCGTGGGATGGCTGCTGCCCCGGCCCACTTCCACAATGTCGGTTCTCAAGCCCGGTATGGTGCAAATGGCGCCAGTGCAGGCCGAGCGTCCAGCCCCTGTGCCGGAGGTGATGACCCCAGCAGCGCCAGCCTCAACCGGTTCCGTACCGGCTGCGGCTGCCCGCCCCAAGCCGCAGCTCCGGGCTGAGCCAAGCAACCTAAATGACCGGGCGGCACCCGTAGAACTGCTAACCTCCCAGCCCGCCACGCTG
Proteins encoded in this region:
- a CDS encoding RNA polymerase sigma factor, translating into MPASPDLDALLACCQRREPAAQRALYARYAARMLGVARRYATCLAEAEDILQDAFVKVFAHLGDFRAEGSLEGWIRRIVVTTAINHWQSGKLRRRHQAAPEHLPEPAVAPAAPDRLNVAEVLALVEQLPDGCRLVLLLYAVDGYSHSEISELLGIQESTSKAQLSKARKQLQHLYQHQTTFLRL